The sequence TTTGTTTCTTTATTTTATAAGAAGACTGTGATGACACTTGCTCCGACAATCAAGGCTAAGCCGATGTAAGTCAAGCGCATCTGTGTTGAGCTCTTTTTCTCACGAAGGATAAAGACTGCTCCAAGTGTCGCAATGACAACATTAAGCTGAGTGAGAATGTAAGCGATGGTCACACCGTTGGCTCTGGCTGAAAAGATATAAGCAAGCGATGCGACACCAAAGATCAAGCCAACCAGACCGGATACCCAGCTTTCTTTCTCTCTGAGAGCTTCACGACGGGTTACGAGAGCAAAAACAACAGCACCTGTTAAAATACCCAGCATCTGCGGCAAAAAGATAGATAAGCCATTAGCATTTACCAAACGTGGTGCTGCACTGTAAACCCAGTAACCAATACTGGTCATAAGCAAAACACGGACCCCTCGGGGAAGATCTTGGCCTTCAGTACTGTCTGTACCTTCTGGATCAACTGAAGTCAGATAAGCACCAAGAATCAAGATAGCAATGGCAAGAAAACCAAAAACTTATTCCAGATACCAGCCCATTCACCAAAGGCAAAAACACCTATGAGTGAAGTCCCGATCAGCTGAAGACCGGTTGATAAAGGCATGGTCTTAGAGACCCCAATGATATCATAAGAACGAACCTGACCAGACTGTCCAAAAATCCAAAAGGCACCAGAAACAAAACTAATCAAAAAAGTTTCCCAACTGATAGCAGCTGGATGAAAGACGAGCTGAACTAGGAGACCAACGACTACTGAGCCTATTCCAAATCCCAGAACTTCATTGGTCGTATCTCCTCCGATTTTACGAAGGAAGATTGGCTGGATTCCCCAGCCAAGAGCTGGAACAAGCGCGAGTAAAAGACTTGTGATTGACATGTTACCTTATCCTTTCCCATCTTGGAAAGCAGGATATAAGGTCATACCGCCGTCCACAAAAAGTGTCACACCTGTAACATAGCTTGACTCATCTGAAGCTAACCAAGCCGCAGCTGCAGCTACCTCTTCAGGGTCTCCGATACGATGCATAGGTACCATACCAGCTGTTTCTTCATACTGTATCGGATCGGCAAATTTTTTAGCATTGATTGGTGTATTGATAGCTCCTGGTCCGATGTTGTTGACACGGATATTTTGTTTGGCATATTCCATAGCAGTGGTTTCTGTAAAGAGTTTAACACCGCCTTTAGAAGCTGCATAGTGAGCAAAACCTGGCCATGGGATTTGTTCGTGGACAGATGACATATTGATGATATTACCTTTTTTATCATTGTCTACAAAATATTTAAGTGCCACTTTTGATCCTAAGAAAACGCCAGTCAAGTTAGTTGTGATCACACGGTTCCAAT comes from Streptococcus troglodytae and encodes:
- a CDS encoding glucose-1-dehydrogenase is translated as MYTELSGKTAVVTGGSKGIGTAIAKRFGAEKMNVVVNYFSDSKGAQAAVDIIEEAGGKGLAVQANVGEEAGAQKLLDAAINAFGSVDIWVNNAGVENRSATHELSLEDWNRVITTNLTGVFLGSKVALKYFVDNDKKGNIINMSSVHEQIPWPGFAHYAASKGGVKLFTETTAMEYAKQNIRVNNIGPGAINTPINAKKFADPIQYEETAGMVPMHRIGDPEEVAAAAAWLASDESSYVTGVTLFVDGGMTLYPAFQDGKG